In a single window of the Drosophila albomicans strain 15112-1751.03 chromosome 3, ASM965048v2, whole genome shotgun sequence genome:
- the LOC117568102 gene encoding GATOR complex protein Iml1 isoform X7 — translation MKLYKLNTHTRGCNKSYDADLVLNPQDHPTAKVGDVVEIYSPEDENGTHLLLQITELNEQSKTGRNVISIESCIATAFKMRSYSNVVMQIVNPADVALDSIEITFKDQYMGRSEMWRLKTYLTNTCVYVNKKIDYNDMQIRCQVYEMWSQGERVASGVITDDTKIVFRSSTSMVYLFLQMSSEMWDFDIHGDLYFEKAVNGFLTELFQKWKKLGCNHEVTIVLFSRTFYAAKSLDEFPAHMRDCLQLDYKGRYYEDFYRVAIQNERNDDWCTVLAQLRKLFTSYQETVLRYHERQQMHIPHATNSTATQGNFLEVLNISLNTFEKHYLDRTFDRTGQLSVVITPGVGVFSVDRELTNITKQRIIDNGVGSDLVCVGEQPLHAVPLLKFHNKDTTLTSADDYSLPHWINLSFYSTNKKIAYSSFIPRIKLPILSAVDETDVEESERNFLSCNQSEYIHNSLFDYDAYDEQIFQPLPAQSTCSLQRVVRAKKTSVPSFETYAYRNNDWENLTPTKIPSLRRKMSDPDIHHGTSGMLAALTDATNLSESLASEKNARRTIVSIAPIVRPGRALINPFDPSHVTIKLTSNRRRWTHIFPKGPTGVLIQQHHYQAVPAKSTPAANYSRQLQHSTSSNNNCNANNNNENDYNNAAAGEQYDQVSTHSLMSLSKSIASQQFVMGEEKVDFFKRRHNSLLTATAAAANVPNLTATQAKSYLWGATGEQEWTPAITTENGNATGKHMKPIVEVDHSNFGSSPLEATTPEAVGKGKIIIGVDWKSLSIPACLPITTDYFPDKRSLHNDYVISDYTLLPDDVNLDYARSRAVYRKPLSTEEVCKEIVSQRLAQGFQLIVVEEKPSASNGCCSTSGPGCALTSNQCSTVLPPSAETRKEYLLSIGRIFHKISLTGSVITVTGYRPRHPYPPINVDYRYRFHAPQHETYEISGVNFTTEKLENFNWNHMDLYICTRGDVDYPLMDSLKYWRFRMYLLPRENMVNKIVSFGSQRCDIFTDAVVDNTREQIDDFVRLIENVSKLKRQIGRKARH, via the exons ATGAAACTTTACAAATTAAACACCCACACGAGGGGGTGCAACAAGTCTTACG ATGCCGATCTGGTGCTGAATCCACAGGATCATCCCACAGCCAAGGTGGGCGATGTGGTGGAAATTTATTCGCCCGAGGATGAGAATGGCACGCATCTGCTGCTCCAAATAACAGAACTCAACGAGCAGAGTAAAACCGGACGCAATGTGATAAGCATCGAATCGTGTATTGCCACCGCATTTAAGATGCGCTCCTATTCGAATGTTGTGATGCAAATTGTGAATCCAGCGGATGTGGCGCTAGACTCCATAGAGATAACGTTTAAGGATCAGTATATGGGACGCTCGGAAATGTGGCGCCTGAAAACGTATCTG ACGAATACATGCGTGTATGTGAATAAGAAAATCGACTACAACGACATGCAGATACGCTGTCAAGTGTACGAGATGTGGTCGCAGGGCGAACGCGTCGCCAGCGGGGTCATCACAGACGACACAAAGATCGTCTTCCGAAGCAGCACCTCGATGGTTTATCTCTTTTTGCAAATGTCCTCGGAGATGTGGGACTTTGATATTCATGGTGATCTGTACTTTGAGAAGGCAGTTAATGGCTTTCTCACCGAACTCTTTCAAAAGTGGAAGAAGCTGGGCTGCAACCACGAAGTGACCATTGTGCTCTTCTCGCGCACCTTCTATGCGGCCAAGAGCCTTGATGAGTTTCCTGCCCACATGCGGGATTGCCTGCAGCTGGACTACAAAGGACGCTACTACGAGGACTTTTATCGCGTTGCCATTCAAAACGAACGCAACGACGACTGGTGCACTGTGCTCGCCCAGTTGCGCAAGCTCTTCACATCGTATCAGGAGACTGTGCTGCGTTATCACGAGCGACAGCAAATGCACATTCCACATGCCACTAATTCAACGGCCACGCAGGGCAACTTCCTCGAAGTGCTTAACATATCGTTGAACACGTTTGAAAAGCATTATTTGGATCGCACCTTTGATCGCACCGGACAACTCTCGGTTGTGATTACACCAGGCGTGGGCGTTTTCTCTGTTGACAGAGAACTAACAAACATCACCAAGCAGCGCATCATCGACAATGGTGTGGGTAGTGATCTGGTGTGCGTTGGCGAGCAACCGCTGCATGCTGTGCCGCTGCTCAAGTTCCACAACAAGGACACCACGTTGACATCGGCCGATGATTACTCGCTGCCGCATTGGATTAATTTGAGTTTCTACTCTACAAATAAGAAGATTGCTTATTCTAGTTTTATACCACGCATCAAGTTGCCCATTTTGTCGGCGGTGGATGAGACGGATGTGGAGGAGAGTGAACGCAACTTTCTCAGTTGCAATCAGTCGGAATATATACACAACTCTCTCTTCGATTATGATGCCTATGATGAGCAAATATTCCAGCCACTGCCGGCGCAGAGCACCTG CTCCCTGCAACGTGTGGTGCGTGCAAAGAAGACGTCGGTACCCAGCTTTGAGACTTATGCTTATCGCAACAATGACTGGGAGAACTTGACACCCACCAAGATACCCAGTTTGCGACGCAAAATGTCCGATCCTGATATACACCACGGCACCTCGGGCATGTTGGCCGCCTTGACAGACGCCACAAACTTGTCGGAGTCTTTGGCTTCCGAAAAGAATGCACGTCGCACGATTGTCAGCATTGCACCAATTGTGCGTCCAGGACGTGCATTAATCAATCCCTTTGATCCGTCGCATGTTACCATTAAACTGACATCCAATCGTCGCCGATGGACGCACATCTTCCCCAAGGGACCGACGGGTGTGCTGATCCAACAACATCATTATCAGGCTGTGCCTGCCAAGTCGACGCCTGCTGCCAACTACAGTCGCCAGTTGCAGCACTCgacgagcagcaacaataactgcaatgccaacaataataatgagaaTGATTACAACAATGCAGCTGCTGGCGAGCAATACGATCAGGTGTCGACGCACTCCTTGATGAGTCTCAGCAAATCGATTGCATCGCAGCAGTTTGTGATGGGCGAGGAGAAAGTGGATT TTTTCAAGCGACGCCACAATTCGCTGCTAACGGCaacagctgccgctgccaatGTGCCCAATCTGACGGCGACCCAGGCCAAGTCGTATCTGTGGGGTGCCACGGGGGAGCAGGAGTGGACGCCCGCAATTACCACGG AAAATGGGAATGCAACGGGAAAACACATGAAACCGATTGTCGAAGTTGACCATAGTAATTTTGGAAGCTCACCGCTTGAGGCTACTACACCAGAGGCGGTCGGCAAAGGAAAGATCATCATAG GCGTCGACTGGAAATCGCTGTCCATTCCCGCCTGCCTGCCCATCACAACCGACTATTTTCCCGACAAGCGTTCGCTGCACAACGATTACGTCATCTCCGACTACACTCTGCTGCCGGACGATGTTAATCTGGACTATGCTAGAAGTCGTGCTGTCTACCGCAAGCCTTTGTCCACAGAGGAGGTCTGCAAGGAGATTGTCTCGCAACGTCTTGCACAGGGCTTTCAACTCATTGTGGTTGAGGAGAAGCCAAGCGCATCGAATGGTTGCTGCTCGACTAGCGGACCTGGCTGTGCTTTGACGAGCAATCAATGCAGCACAGTGTTGCCGCCATCCGCTGAGACTAGGAAAGAGTATCTGTTGTCCATTGGACGTATTTTTCATAAGATCTCGCTAACTGGCTCGGTCATCACCGTAACGGGATACAGACCCAG ACACCCCTATCCGCCCATAAATGTTGATTACCGTTATCGCTTCCATGCGCCGCAGCATGAGACCTATGAGATTTCGGGCGTTAACTTTACCACAGAGAAACTGGAGAACTTCAACTGGAATCACATGGATCTTTACATCTGCACACGTGGCGACGTTGATTATCCCCTAATGGAT AGTCTAAAGTACTGGCGTTTTCGCATGTATTTACTGCCGCGTGAGAACATGGTTAACAAGATCGTTAGCTTTGGCAGTCAACGCTGCGATATCTTCACAGATGCCGTTGTCGACAATACGCGGGAGCAAATCGATGACTTTGTGCGACTTATTGAGAACGTTAGCAAGTTAAAGCGACAAATTGGACGCAAAGCGCGC CATTAA
- the LOC117568102 gene encoding GATOR complex protein Iml1 isoform X8 produces MKLYKLNTHTRGCNKSYDADLVLNPQDHPTAKVGDVVEIYSPEDENGTHLLLQITELNEQSKTGRNVISIESCIATAFKMRSYSNVVMQIVNPADVALDSIEITFKDQYMGRSEMWRLKTYLTNTCVYVNKKIDYNDMQIRCQVYEMWSQGERVASGVITDDTKIVFRSSTSMVYLFLQMSSEMWDFDIHGDLYFEKAVNGFLTELFQKWKKLGCNHEVTIVLFSRTFYAAKSLDEFPAHMRDCLQLDYKGRYYEDFYRVAIQNERNDDWCTVLAQLRKLFTSYQETVLRYHERQQMHIPHATNSTATQGNFLEVLNISLNTFEKHYLDRTFDRTGQLSVVITPGVGVFSVDRELTNITKQRIIDNGVGSDLVCVGEQPLHAVPLLKFHNKDTTLTSADDYSLPHWINLSFYSTNKKIAYSSFIPRIKLPILSAVDETDVEESERNFLSCNQSEYIHNSLFDYDAYDEQIFQPLPAQSTCSLQRVVRAKKTSVPSFETYAYRNNDWENLTPTKIPSLRRKMSDPDIHHGTSGMLAALTDATNLSESLASEKNARRTIVSIAPIVRPGRALINPFDPSHVTIKLTSNRRRWTHIFPKGPTGVLIQQHHYQAVPAKSTPAANYSRQLQHSTSSNNNCNANNNNENDYNNAAAGEQYDQVSTHSLMSLSKSIASQQFVMGEEKVDFFKRRHNSLLTATAAAANVPNLTATQAKSYLWGATGEQEWTPAITTENGNATGKHMKPIVEVDHSNFGSSPLEATTPEAVGKGKIIIALMCVLSSRQVAFRVSFLARMLRLLLQPLMLLLESFHAMIRTMVSLWISSSAPISH; encoded by the exons ATGAAACTTTACAAATTAAACACCCACACGAGGGGGTGCAACAAGTCTTACG ATGCCGATCTGGTGCTGAATCCACAGGATCATCCCACAGCCAAGGTGGGCGATGTGGTGGAAATTTATTCGCCCGAGGATGAGAATGGCACGCATCTGCTGCTCCAAATAACAGAACTCAACGAGCAGAGTAAAACCGGACGCAATGTGATAAGCATCGAATCGTGTATTGCCACCGCATTTAAGATGCGCTCCTATTCGAATGTTGTGATGCAAATTGTGAATCCAGCGGATGTGGCGCTAGACTCCATAGAGATAACGTTTAAGGATCAGTATATGGGACGCTCGGAAATGTGGCGCCTGAAAACGTATCTG ACGAATACATGCGTGTATGTGAATAAGAAAATCGACTACAACGACATGCAGATACGCTGTCAAGTGTACGAGATGTGGTCGCAGGGCGAACGCGTCGCCAGCGGGGTCATCACAGACGACACAAAGATCGTCTTCCGAAGCAGCACCTCGATGGTTTATCTCTTTTTGCAAATGTCCTCGGAGATGTGGGACTTTGATATTCATGGTGATCTGTACTTTGAGAAGGCAGTTAATGGCTTTCTCACCGAACTCTTTCAAAAGTGGAAGAAGCTGGGCTGCAACCACGAAGTGACCATTGTGCTCTTCTCGCGCACCTTCTATGCGGCCAAGAGCCTTGATGAGTTTCCTGCCCACATGCGGGATTGCCTGCAGCTGGACTACAAAGGACGCTACTACGAGGACTTTTATCGCGTTGCCATTCAAAACGAACGCAACGACGACTGGTGCACTGTGCTCGCCCAGTTGCGCAAGCTCTTCACATCGTATCAGGAGACTGTGCTGCGTTATCACGAGCGACAGCAAATGCACATTCCACATGCCACTAATTCAACGGCCACGCAGGGCAACTTCCTCGAAGTGCTTAACATATCGTTGAACACGTTTGAAAAGCATTATTTGGATCGCACCTTTGATCGCACCGGACAACTCTCGGTTGTGATTACACCAGGCGTGGGCGTTTTCTCTGTTGACAGAGAACTAACAAACATCACCAAGCAGCGCATCATCGACAATGGTGTGGGTAGTGATCTGGTGTGCGTTGGCGAGCAACCGCTGCATGCTGTGCCGCTGCTCAAGTTCCACAACAAGGACACCACGTTGACATCGGCCGATGATTACTCGCTGCCGCATTGGATTAATTTGAGTTTCTACTCTACAAATAAGAAGATTGCTTATTCTAGTTTTATACCACGCATCAAGTTGCCCATTTTGTCGGCGGTGGATGAGACGGATGTGGAGGAGAGTGAACGCAACTTTCTCAGTTGCAATCAGTCGGAATATATACACAACTCTCTCTTCGATTATGATGCCTATGATGAGCAAATATTCCAGCCACTGCCGGCGCAGAGCACCTG CTCCCTGCAACGTGTGGTGCGTGCAAAGAAGACGTCGGTACCCAGCTTTGAGACTTATGCTTATCGCAACAATGACTGGGAGAACTTGACACCCACCAAGATACCCAGTTTGCGACGCAAAATGTCCGATCCTGATATACACCACGGCACCTCGGGCATGTTGGCCGCCTTGACAGACGCCACAAACTTGTCGGAGTCTTTGGCTTCCGAAAAGAATGCACGTCGCACGATTGTCAGCATTGCACCAATTGTGCGTCCAGGACGTGCATTAATCAATCCCTTTGATCCGTCGCATGTTACCATTAAACTGACATCCAATCGTCGCCGATGGACGCACATCTTCCCCAAGGGACCGACGGGTGTGCTGATCCAACAACATCATTATCAGGCTGTGCCTGCCAAGTCGACGCCTGCTGCCAACTACAGTCGCCAGTTGCAGCACTCgacgagcagcaacaataactgcaatgccaacaataataatgagaaTGATTACAACAATGCAGCTGCTGGCGAGCAATACGATCAGGTGTCGACGCACTCCTTGATGAGTCTCAGCAAATCGATTGCATCGCAGCAGTTTGTGATGGGCGAGGAGAAAGTGGATT TTTTCAAGCGACGCCACAATTCGCTGCTAACGGCaacagctgccgctgccaatGTGCCCAATCTGACGGCGACCCAGGCCAAGTCGTATCTGTGGGGTGCCACGGGGGAGCAGGAGTGGACGCCCGCAATTACCACGG AAAATGGGAATGCAACGGGAAAACACATGAAACCGATTGTCGAAGTTGACCATAGTAATTTTGGAAGCTCACCGCTTGAGGCTACTACACCAGAGGCGGTCGGCAAAGGAAAGATCATCATAG CATTAATGTGCGTTCTAAGCTCGAGGCAAGTCGCATTTCGCGTATCTTTCCTGGCACGgatgctgcggctgctgctgcagcctctaatgctgctgctggagtcATTCCACGCGATGATCAGGACGATGG TTTCCCTGTGGATATCAAGTTCAGCGCCAATATCACACTAG